In the Malania oleifera isolate guangnan ecotype guangnan chromosome 1, ASM2987363v1, whole genome shotgun sequence genome, one interval contains:
- the LOC131162346 gene encoding uncharacterized protein LOC131162346 isoform X2, with the protein MDLEETEDHWAFLEEIEAPMWIDLTLEAKSMNKEFDDEWFHTSHLFHQYSSCQLKYAFSHSSVGNSESDFDILGATSPGLPSSVSRSRGKNYRSQNWGAKNCDPPLDKKHPIKNLRSNKSWLVSGRCEVRRLKSSSGNSKGVCSSKSSLVCESRIQNLGAKNCDPPLNKKHPIKTSSSKKPWVDSGKNEIGKSSSGNSKGACSSKSSLVCESSLSGAIISNCTRHICSFGDLKANSSSAAVTASESNSASTVTSEHSLQHHQKFLEVSSRSFDHKNGLLSALKISLRKSCVTRQAARVEIEDNRQSKGRKSSSGKSSVGSCSSLGYDVKNMAFKRTLNKERISGNSNAMRISQAAKNKVKVSGLSKASTNQVEDRISNSRRGSKTIVTKFTHKEAAKSKVLHQAVYRRALVLHEFNKQDPLTAATKEKEKGAVGRSNRLSCSGKENALGKMAVIQKSCNKDASAVGKVWCQRVTKQSVVQKSGKTGTGLIGSKGKINGEWKEPMNACKKTYLR; encoded by the exons ATGGATCTCGAGGAAACCGAAGATCACTGGGCTTTTCTG GAAGAAATTGAAGCTCCAATGTGGATTGATCTTACATTAGAAGCGAAATCCATGAACAAAGAATT TGATGATGAGTGGTTCCACACTAGCCATCT GTTCCATCAATATTCCTCCTGCCAGTTGAAATATGCTTTTTCTCATTCTTCTGTGGGGAATTCAGAGTCAGATTTTGACATATTGGGAGCAACATCACCAGGGCTTCCATCCTCTGTCTCTAGATCAAGAGGCAAAAATTACAGAAGCCAGAATTGGGGGGCAAAGAATTGTGATCCTCCCTTAGACAAGAAGCACCCAATCAAGAATTTAAGAAGTAATAAGTCATGGTTGGTTTCAGGCCGGTGTGAGGTAAGAAGGCTTAAATCAAGCAGTGGAAATTCAAAAGGAGTTTGTAGCTCAAAATCCAGTTTGGTTTGTGAAAGCAGAATCCAGAACTTGGGAGCAAAGAATTGTGATCCTCCTTTGAATAAGAAGCATCCAATCAAGACTTCTAGTAGTAAAAAGCCATGGGTGGATTCAGGAAAGAATGAGATTGGTAAATCAAGCAGTGGAAATTCAAAAGGAGCTTGTAGTTCCAAATCCAGTTTGGTTTGTGAAAGCAGTTTGTCTGGTGCTATCATATCAAATTGCACCAGGCATATATGCAGTTTTGGTGATTTGAAAGCTAATTCAAGTTCTGCAGCAGTAACAGCAAGTGAAAGCAATTCAGCCAGCACTGTTACATCTGAACACAGTCTGCAACACCATCAGAAGTTTTTGGAGGTATCTAGTCGATCATTTGATCATAAAAATGGGCTCCTGTCAGCTTTGAAGATAAGCCTTAGAAAAAGTTGTGTCACAAGACAAGCAGCAAGAGTGGAGATTGAGGATAACCGGCAATCAAAAGGCCGTAAGTCTTCTTCAGGCAAGTCCAGCGTGGGCTCCTGTTCAAGTCTTGGTTATGATGTTAAGAACATGGCATTCAAAAGAACTCTAAACAAAGAACGGATCTCGGGAAATAGTAATGCTATGAGAATATCTCAAGCAGCTAAGAACAAAGTAAAAGTTTCTGGTCTGTCCAAGGCTTCTACCAATCAAGTTGAGGACAGGATTTCAAATTCTAGGAGGGGCAGTAAAACTATCGTTACAAAGTTCACCCACAAGGAAGCTGCGAAATCAAAG GTTCTACATCAAGCTGTTTATAGGAGAGCTTTAGTGCTGCATGAATTCAACAAACAAGATCCACTGACTGCTGCTacgaaagagaaagagaagggggCAGTTGGCAGATCCAATAGATTGTCATGTAGTGGAAAAGAGAATGCACTAGGGAAAATGGCTGTGATTCAGAAATCATGCAACAAAGATGCTTCTGCTGTTGGCAAGGTTTGGTGCCAAAGAGTGACAAAGCAAAGTGTAGTGCAAAAGAGTGGGAAAACTGGAACAGGATTGATTGGTTCAAAG GGAAAAATTAATGGTGAATGGAAAGAACCAATGAATGCATGTAAGAAGACCTATCTTCGATAG
- the LOC131162346 gene encoding uncharacterized protein LOC131162346 isoform X1: MDLEETEDHWAFLEEIEAPMWIDLTLEAKSMNKEFDDEWFHTSHLFHQYSSCQLKYAFSHSSVGNSESDFDILGATSPGLPSSVSRSRGKNYRSQNWGAKNCDPPLDKKHPIKNLRSNKSWLVSGRCEVRRLKSSSGNSKGVCSSKSSLVCESRIQNLGAKNCDPPLNKKHPIKTSSSKKPWVDSGKNEIGKSSSGNSKGACSSKSSLVCESSLSGAIISNCTRHICSFGDLKANSSSAAVTASESNSASTVTSEHSLQHHQKFLEVSSRSFDHKNGLLSALKISLRKSCVTRQAARVEIEDNRQSKGRKSSSGKSSVGSCSSLGYDVKNMAFKRTLNKERISGNSNAMRISQAAKNKVKVSGLSKASTNQVEDRISNSRRGSKTIVTKFTHKEAAKSKVLHQAVYRRALVLHEFNKQDPLTAATKEKEKGAVGRSNRLSCSGKENALGKMAVIQKSCNKDASAVGKVWCQRVTKQSVVQKSGKTGTGLIGSKVSICCHLAGFLLFISFKFVSEACIGQHISVNIQY; this comes from the exons ATGGATCTCGAGGAAACCGAAGATCACTGGGCTTTTCTG GAAGAAATTGAAGCTCCAATGTGGATTGATCTTACATTAGAAGCGAAATCCATGAACAAAGAATT TGATGATGAGTGGTTCCACACTAGCCATCT GTTCCATCAATATTCCTCCTGCCAGTTGAAATATGCTTTTTCTCATTCTTCTGTGGGGAATTCAGAGTCAGATTTTGACATATTGGGAGCAACATCACCAGGGCTTCCATCCTCTGTCTCTAGATCAAGAGGCAAAAATTACAGAAGCCAGAATTGGGGGGCAAAGAATTGTGATCCTCCCTTAGACAAGAAGCACCCAATCAAGAATTTAAGAAGTAATAAGTCATGGTTGGTTTCAGGCCGGTGTGAGGTAAGAAGGCTTAAATCAAGCAGTGGAAATTCAAAAGGAGTTTGTAGCTCAAAATCCAGTTTGGTTTGTGAAAGCAGAATCCAGAACTTGGGAGCAAAGAATTGTGATCCTCCTTTGAATAAGAAGCATCCAATCAAGACTTCTAGTAGTAAAAAGCCATGGGTGGATTCAGGAAAGAATGAGATTGGTAAATCAAGCAGTGGAAATTCAAAAGGAGCTTGTAGTTCCAAATCCAGTTTGGTTTGTGAAAGCAGTTTGTCTGGTGCTATCATATCAAATTGCACCAGGCATATATGCAGTTTTGGTGATTTGAAAGCTAATTCAAGTTCTGCAGCAGTAACAGCAAGTGAAAGCAATTCAGCCAGCACTGTTACATCTGAACACAGTCTGCAACACCATCAGAAGTTTTTGGAGGTATCTAGTCGATCATTTGATCATAAAAATGGGCTCCTGTCAGCTTTGAAGATAAGCCTTAGAAAAAGTTGTGTCACAAGACAAGCAGCAAGAGTGGAGATTGAGGATAACCGGCAATCAAAAGGCCGTAAGTCTTCTTCAGGCAAGTCCAGCGTGGGCTCCTGTTCAAGTCTTGGTTATGATGTTAAGAACATGGCATTCAAAAGAACTCTAAACAAAGAACGGATCTCGGGAAATAGTAATGCTATGAGAATATCTCAAGCAGCTAAGAACAAAGTAAAAGTTTCTGGTCTGTCCAAGGCTTCTACCAATCAAGTTGAGGACAGGATTTCAAATTCTAGGAGGGGCAGTAAAACTATCGTTACAAAGTTCACCCACAAGGAAGCTGCGAAATCAAAG GTTCTACATCAAGCTGTTTATAGGAGAGCTTTAGTGCTGCATGAATTCAACAAACAAGATCCACTGACTGCTGCTacgaaagagaaagagaagggggCAGTTGGCAGATCCAATAGATTGTCATGTAGTGGAAAAGAGAATGCACTAGGGAAAATGGCTGTGATTCAGAAATCATGCAACAAAGATGCTTCTGCTGTTGGCAAGGTTTGGTGCCAAAGAGTGACAAAGCAAAGTGTAGTGCAAAAGAGTGGGAAAACTGGAACAGGATTGATTGGTTCAAAGGTAAGTATTTGTTGTCATTTAGCTGGATTCTtgctttttatttcatttaagttTGTTTCTGAGGCATGTATAGGTCAACATATTTCTGTGAATATTCAGTATTAA
- the LOC131162346 gene encoding uncharacterized protein LOC131162346 isoform X3 — protein MWIDLTLEAKSMNKEFDDEWFHTSHLFHQYSSCQLKYAFSHSSVGNSESDFDILGATSPGLPSSVSRSRGKNYRSQNWGAKNCDPPLDKKHPIKNLRSNKSWLVSGRCEVRRLKSSSGNSKGVCSSKSSLVCESRIQNLGAKNCDPPLNKKHPIKTSSSKKPWVDSGKNEIGKSSSGNSKGACSSKSSLVCESSLSGAIISNCTRHICSFGDLKANSSSAAVTASESNSASTVTSEHSLQHHQKFLEVSSRSFDHKNGLLSALKISLRKSCVTRQAARVEIEDNRQSKGRKSSSGKSSVGSCSSLGYDVKNMAFKRTLNKERISGNSNAMRISQAAKNKVKVSGLSKASTNQVEDRISNSRRGSKTIVTKFTHKEAAKSKVLHQAVYRRALVLHEFNKQDPLTAATKEKEKGAVGRSNRLSCSGKENALGKMAVIQKSCNKDASAVGKVWCQRVTKQSVVQKSGKTGTGLIGSKGKINGEWKEPMNACKKTYLR, from the exons ATGTGGATTGATCTTACATTAGAAGCGAAATCCATGAACAAAGAATT TGATGATGAGTGGTTCCACACTAGCCATCT GTTCCATCAATATTCCTCCTGCCAGTTGAAATATGCTTTTTCTCATTCTTCTGTGGGGAATTCAGAGTCAGATTTTGACATATTGGGAGCAACATCACCAGGGCTTCCATCCTCTGTCTCTAGATCAAGAGGCAAAAATTACAGAAGCCAGAATTGGGGGGCAAAGAATTGTGATCCTCCCTTAGACAAGAAGCACCCAATCAAGAATTTAAGAAGTAATAAGTCATGGTTGGTTTCAGGCCGGTGTGAGGTAAGAAGGCTTAAATCAAGCAGTGGAAATTCAAAAGGAGTTTGTAGCTCAAAATCCAGTTTGGTTTGTGAAAGCAGAATCCAGAACTTGGGAGCAAAGAATTGTGATCCTCCTTTGAATAAGAAGCATCCAATCAAGACTTCTAGTAGTAAAAAGCCATGGGTGGATTCAGGAAAGAATGAGATTGGTAAATCAAGCAGTGGAAATTCAAAAGGAGCTTGTAGTTCCAAATCCAGTTTGGTTTGTGAAAGCAGTTTGTCTGGTGCTATCATATCAAATTGCACCAGGCATATATGCAGTTTTGGTGATTTGAAAGCTAATTCAAGTTCTGCAGCAGTAACAGCAAGTGAAAGCAATTCAGCCAGCACTGTTACATCTGAACACAGTCTGCAACACCATCAGAAGTTTTTGGAGGTATCTAGTCGATCATTTGATCATAAAAATGGGCTCCTGTCAGCTTTGAAGATAAGCCTTAGAAAAAGTTGTGTCACAAGACAAGCAGCAAGAGTGGAGATTGAGGATAACCGGCAATCAAAAGGCCGTAAGTCTTCTTCAGGCAAGTCCAGCGTGGGCTCCTGTTCAAGTCTTGGTTATGATGTTAAGAACATGGCATTCAAAAGAACTCTAAACAAAGAACGGATCTCGGGAAATAGTAATGCTATGAGAATATCTCAAGCAGCTAAGAACAAAGTAAAAGTTTCTGGTCTGTCCAAGGCTTCTACCAATCAAGTTGAGGACAGGATTTCAAATTCTAGGAGGGGCAGTAAAACTATCGTTACAAAGTTCACCCACAAGGAAGCTGCGAAATCAAAG GTTCTACATCAAGCTGTTTATAGGAGAGCTTTAGTGCTGCATGAATTCAACAAACAAGATCCACTGACTGCTGCTacgaaagagaaagagaagggggCAGTTGGCAGATCCAATAGATTGTCATGTAGTGGAAAAGAGAATGCACTAGGGAAAATGGCTGTGATTCAGAAATCATGCAACAAAGATGCTTCTGCTGTTGGCAAGGTTTGGTGCCAAAGAGTGACAAAGCAAAGTGTAGTGCAAAAGAGTGGGAAAACTGGAACAGGATTGATTGGTTCAAAG GGAAAAATTAATGGTGAATGGAAAGAACCAATGAATGCATGTAAGAAGACCTATCTTCGATAG